In one window of Dyella thiooxydans DNA:
- a CDS encoding DUF262 domain-containing protein — protein sequence MTQLPAASARPDIIAVNDLLDGVVSGEYRVPRFQRPYVWSPEDMLQLFDSVLKGYPIGSLLIWQTERSDIASLKAIGPIVLPSDGPLVKSYVVDGHQRLATLLGVLKLPENHPCERLEDWRWWIAYDLKAEQFVHLKGTCRSVPLHFLPLRNILRTVDFARRTRDIAASSAYSETEASLLLDKADALQRALREYRLPLTILKNGSIDDAVTIFARINQRGRDMTPDQMLSALTYSDAAGNAFDLASSIDELLGSLRATGFGDLHRRIILQVVLAIAGLDFTRPSYERLVDRSSAARMRAAVQTASQALLETAGFLNEQVGLRTSKLLPYSSIFVLLSIFFAEHGAVRSQLSANLLMSLKKWFWATSFNGWFAGANTTDLRRAADILRAVSREEAGPEFASEFLSRPIRPFPTAFDRRSARIRASLLVQISNVLLDPKTGEAINGTAIFSSPDTADIPYFFPNQSRPNVSNPANRVILPAGYSRNARGVFAALPDDANGVEIQRSHLLSAAAMECLRNDDCDGFIAERERAITDFESSFLAQFDLQVDRDAVRASDEVDSV from the coding sequence ATGACGCAACTTCCTGCTGCTTCTGCCCGCCCGGACATCATTGCCGTAAACGACCTGCTGGACGGGGTTGTGTCTGGCGAGTATCGAGTGCCACGCTTCCAGCGGCCTTACGTGTGGTCGCCGGAAGACATGCTTCAGCTGTTTGACAGCGTGCTGAAAGGTTATCCGATCGGTTCGCTTCTGATCTGGCAGACAGAACGGTCAGACATTGCGAGCTTGAAGGCAATCGGTCCCATTGTCCTCCCGAGTGACGGCCCATTGGTGAAGTCATACGTGGTGGACGGCCACCAGCGCTTGGCGACGCTACTCGGCGTGCTCAAGCTTCCCGAGAACCATCCATGCGAGCGCTTGGAAGACTGGCGCTGGTGGATCGCATACGATTTGAAGGCCGAGCAGTTTGTTCATCTAAAGGGCACCTGCCGGTCCGTCCCGCTTCATTTTTTGCCGCTGCGGAACATTCTGCGCACTGTCGACTTCGCACGCCGGACGCGTGATATTGCAGCCAGCTCGGCCTATTCGGAGACAGAGGCAAGCCTGCTGCTTGACAAGGCTGACGCCCTGCAGCGGGCTCTTCGCGAGTACCGTCTGCCTCTCACGATTTTGAAAAACGGCTCCATTGATGACGCTGTGACCATCTTTGCGCGAATCAATCAGCGCGGGCGGGATATGACGCCCGATCAAATGCTTTCAGCTCTCACTTACTCGGACGCTGCCGGCAACGCGTTTGACTTGGCGAGCTCTATCGACGAGTTGCTTGGCAGCTTGCGTGCGACCGGCTTCGGGGACCTTCATCGACGGATCATTCTGCAGGTGGTGCTAGCGATCGCCGGACTGGACTTCACGCGACCCTCGTACGAGCGTTTAGTGGACCGGAGTTCTGCCGCTCGAATGAGAGCTGCGGTCCAGACGGCGTCTCAGGCGCTGCTGGAAACGGCTGGTTTCCTCAACGAGCAGGTTGGCCTGCGCACTAGCAAGCTTTTGCCGTATTCGTCTATCTTTGTGTTGCTTTCGATATTCTTCGCTGAACACGGCGCGGTCCGCAGTCAGCTTTCAGCGAACCTCTTGATGAGTCTCAAGAAGTGGTTTTGGGCGACTTCCTTTAACGGCTGGTTTGCCGGTGCGAACACTACGGATCTCCGGAGGGCCGCTGACATCCTGCGGGCGGTCAGTCGAGAGGAGGCCGGCCCGGAGTTTGCTAGTGAGTTCTTGAGCCGACCTATCCGGCCATTCCCGACCGCGTTTGATCGTCGGTCTGCGCGGATTCGTGCGTCACTGTTGGTGCAGATATCAAATGTGTTGCTGGACCCAAAGACCGGTGAAGCGATAAACGGTACGGCCATATTCTCGAGCCCGGATACTGCCGATATACCGTATTTTTTTCCCAATCAAAGCAGACCGAACGTTTCAAATCCGGCAAACAGGGTCATCCTCCCCGCGGGCTACTCGCGTAACGCGCGAGGCGTGTTCGCTGCCCTGCCAGACGACGCGAATGGCGTCGAGATTCAACGCTCCCATTTGTTGTCTGCGGCGGCGATGGAGTGCCTTCGTAACGACGACTGCGATGGTTTCATCGCGGAGCGTGAGCGCGCGATCACGGACTTCGAGTCGTCTTTTCTTGCGCAGTTCGACCTACAAGTGGATAGGGACGCCGTTAGGGCAAGTGACGAGGTGGATTCGGTGTAG
- a CDS encoding AAA family ATPase: MAITSLSFERYRKFKDRQDVRLAQVTIIIGKNGSGKSVLSRLPLLIEKALSPSPEGILSLSAGDIDHAATFQDLVHARGALPFLLGAAMDVGEDVLRFETRIRYVHEIRLLVVESCVLRRNDDRVFEATLADTGDPTYSSPRYRVSGVEGEPVDLGFKGLLPTLNLPGEGEAVVDLLRAAMPATSYLGPFRVESGASLKMPSQHIDSLGPRGQRALEVLADDKLRHGGALSRAVATWFAQAMGSALEIDVTGDRPRVWVSDSGSKTEVDLSDTGAGFSQSVPVVIQHLAYQCGRLPAGLLIVEQPELHLHPAAHGALADLFIASARKGAQVLVETHSEQLIMRFRRRIADGTLDASLVNLVSVDHAEGLEEAPLPVCDVSFNERGDPSSWPAGVFEESLDDLKELRAAARARAK, translated from the coding sequence ATGGCCATCACCTCACTCTCGTTCGAGCGTTATCGCAAATTCAAGGACCGGCAGGACGTGCGTCTTGCGCAGGTCACCATCATTATTGGCAAGAACGGAAGCGGGAAGAGCGTCTTATCCCGGTTGCCATTACTTATTGAGAAGGCGCTTTCGCCGTCTCCCGAGGGGATACTCAGTCTTTCCGCTGGGGATATCGACCACGCCGCAACTTTTCAAGACTTGGTGCATGCCCGTGGAGCGCTGCCGTTTCTACTCGGCGCAGCAATGGACGTCGGCGAAGACGTCCTTCGCTTCGAGACGCGCATTCGGTACGTGCACGAGATTCGCTTGCTCGTGGTCGAAAGTTGCGTGCTCAGGCGAAATGACGACCGCGTTTTCGAAGCGACGCTTGCCGATACAGGTGACCCAACATACAGCTCTCCCCGGTATCGAGTGTCGGGTGTCGAGGGTGAGCCTGTCGACCTAGGCTTCAAGGGCCTGCTGCCTACGCTGAACTTGCCAGGCGAAGGTGAGGCCGTTGTGGACCTCCTCCGCGCGGCGATGCCGGCAACGTCCTATCTGGGACCGTTCCGCGTTGAAAGCGGCGCGTCGCTAAAGATGCCTAGTCAGCACATTGATAGTTTGGGCCCGCGGGGCCAGCGCGCTCTTGAGGTTCTCGCGGACGATAAGTTGCGACACGGCGGCGCGCTTAGCCGTGCGGTTGCTACCTGGTTCGCCCAAGCTATGGGGAGTGCACTCGAGATTGACGTTACAGGGGACCGTCCCCGCGTCTGGGTCTCTGACAGCGGTTCAAAAACCGAGGTTGACCTGTCCGATACAGGTGCCGGCTTCTCGCAGAGCGTTCCGGTGGTAATTCAGCACCTGGCATATCAGTGTGGACGTCTCCCTGCAGGGCTGCTAATTGTGGAGCAGCCGGAGCTGCACCTCCATCCAGCTGCGCATGGTGCGCTCGCTGACCTGTTCATCGCCTCCGCGAGGAAGGGAGCCCAGGTCCTTGTCGAGACGCATTCGGAGCAACTCATAATGCGCTTTAGGCGCCGTATTGCAGACGGGACGCTTGACGCATCGCTGGTGAACCTTGTGTCGGTGGATCATGCTGAAGGCCTCGAGGAAGCGCCGTTACCGGTGTGCGACGTCTCTTTCAACGAGCGCGGAGATCCCAGTTCTTGGCCCGCTGGCGTTTTCGAGGAATCGCTAGACGACCTTAAGGAACTCAGGGCTGCTGCTCGAGCTAGAGCCAAGTGA
- a CDS encoding methylmalonyl-CoA mutase family protein, producing the protein MSSQPKHVPTAGDTQQARTPGEASPLRFVTAASLFDGHDAAINIMRRIIQAQGAEVIHLGHNRSVEDVVRAALQEDADAIALSSYQGGHVEYFKYMVDMLKERGAGHIRVFGGGGGTITPEEIKELQAYGVERIYHPNDGMKLGLTEMIEDVMARAGAAAAKRAEETQGVPAVRVDDEISIGRMLSAIEEGALSDAELEHQRKQWKLAGKHTPVLGLTGTGGAGKSSVVDELLLRFLQAFPEMRIAVLAVDPTRRRSGGALLGDRIRMNSLRSHRVYMRSMATRRQHAATNTVLHDCIDFLKSQPYDLVIVETAGIGQSDSEIVDLVDFPVYVMTSEYGAASQLEKIDMIDFAELIVLNKYDKRGAEDALRDVRKQWKRNRTAFAMKDEDVPVYPTIASQFNDPGVTWMFTNLCRLMREKLHLGADSTHAVGAHPVRDQSAPGSDAAEVAHKVGSYKGGCDWQPHLDTSLKEPRATVLIPGNRVRYLAEIAEQGRGINASIAKQAEQASKAQHCYEALKELGDDKLPKPLDLYPSTDLTPVGAASAATGQGEGVGESIAAEAAPTQKPVVDRSLLLLRQRYNAALGELTKESLELLRNWPALRESVTAEVNEYQVRGKTIRVENYRESLSHQKIPKVAPPKTRDWGDQLLFLGKENLPGHYPYTGGVYPYRRSGEDPTRMFAGEGTPERTNRRFHYLSQGGAATRLSTAFDSVTLYGEDPAPRPDIYGKIGNSGVNIATLDDMKKLYSGFDLSAPTSSVSMTINGPAPIILAMFMNTAVDQNVEKYLKADPARWAEAEKKIAKLFEGLERPRYSGELPAGNDGLGLALLGVTGNQLVDAETYARIKAETLATVRGTVQADILKEDQAQNTCIFSTEFALRMMGDIQQYFVDHKVRNFYSVSISGYHIAEAGANPISQLAFTLSNGFTIVEYYLARGMNIDDFAPNLSFFFSNGMDPEYTVIGRVARRIWARAMRERYGASPRSQMMKYHIQTSGRSLHAQEIQFNDIRTTLQALYALFDNCNSLHTNAYDEAITTPTEESVRRAVAIQMILNKELGLNFNENPWQGSFIVDELTDLVEEAVYKEFEAISERGGVLGAMDTMYQRGKIQEESLYYEHKKHDGSLPLIGVNTFLPKDHGGEIATEIELIRSTEEEKGQQIANVRGFGEARNGLEPQSLKRLQQTARERKNVFEQLVEAVKYNSLGQISHALYEVGGEYRRNM; encoded by the coding sequence ATGAGTTCCCAGCCCAAGCACGTCCCCACCGCCGGCGACACCCAGCAGGCGCGCACCCCGGGCGAGGCCTCGCCGCTGCGCTTCGTCACCGCCGCCAGCCTGTTCGACGGCCACGACGCGGCGATCAACATCATGCGCCGGATCATCCAGGCGCAGGGCGCCGAGGTGATCCACCTGGGCCACAACCGCTCGGTGGAGGACGTGGTGCGCGCCGCGCTGCAGGAAGACGCCGACGCCATCGCGCTGTCGTCCTACCAGGGCGGCCACGTCGAGTACTTCAAGTACATGGTGGACATGCTCAAGGAGCGCGGCGCGGGCCACATCCGCGTGTTCGGCGGCGGCGGCGGCACCATCACGCCGGAAGAGATCAAGGAGCTGCAGGCCTACGGCGTGGAGCGCATCTACCACCCGAACGACGGCATGAAGCTCGGCCTCACCGAGATGATCGAGGACGTGATGGCCCGCGCCGGCGCGGCCGCGGCCAAGCGTGCCGAGGAAACCCAGGGCGTGCCCGCCGTGCGAGTGGACGACGAGATCTCGATCGGCCGCATGCTCTCGGCGATCGAAGAGGGCGCGCTCAGCGACGCCGAGCTGGAGCATCAGCGCAAGCAGTGGAAGCTCGCCGGCAAGCACACCCCGGTGCTCGGCCTCACCGGCACCGGTGGCGCCGGCAAGTCCAGCGTGGTGGACGAACTGCTGCTGCGCTTCCTGCAGGCCTTCCCCGAGATGCGCATCGCCGTGCTGGCGGTGGACCCGACCCGTCGCCGCTCCGGCGGCGCGCTGCTCGGCGACCGCATCCGCATGAACTCGTTGAGGTCCCATCGCGTCTACATGCGCTCGATGGCCACCCGTCGCCAGCACGCCGCCACCAACACCGTGCTGCACGACTGCATCGACTTCCTCAAGAGCCAGCCGTACGACCTGGTGATCGTGGAGACCGCCGGCATCGGCCAGAGCGATTCGGAGATCGTCGATCTCGTCGACTTCCCGGTCTACGTGATGACCAGCGAATACGGCGCGGCCAGCCAGCTGGAGAAGATCGACATGATCGACTTCGCCGAGCTGATCGTGCTCAACAAGTACGACAAGCGCGGCGCCGAAGACGCCCTGCGCGACGTGCGCAAGCAGTGGAAGCGCAACCGCACCGCCTTCGCCATGAAGGACGAAGACGTGCCGGTCTACCCGACCATCGCCAGCCAGTTCAACGATCCGGGCGTCACCTGGATGTTCACCAACCTGTGCCGCCTGATGCGCGAAAAGCTCCACCTCGGCGCGGACTCCACGCACGCCGTAGGAGCGCACCCTGTGCGCGACCAGAGCGCTCCAGGCAGCGACGCCGCCGAGGTCGCCCACAAGGTGGGCTCCTACAAGGGCGGGTGCGATTGGCAGCCGCACCTGGACACCAGCCTGAAGGAACCGCGCGCCACCGTGCTGATCCCCGGCAACCGCGTGCGCTACCTCGCCGAGATCGCCGAGCAGGGCCGCGGCATCAACGCCTCCATCGCCAAACAGGCCGAGCAGGCCAGCAAGGCCCAGCACTGCTACGAGGCGCTGAAGGAGCTGGGCGACGACAAGCTGCCCAAGCCGCTGGACCTCTATCCCTCCACCGACCTCACCCCCGTAGGAGCGGCTTCAGCCGCGACCGGGCAGGGCGAGGGCGTGGGCGAGAGCATCGCGGCTGAAGCCGCTCCTACACAAAAGCCTGTGGTCGACCGCTCGCTCCTGCTCCTCCGCCAGCGCTACAACGCCGCCCTCGGCGAGCTGACCAAGGAATCCCTCGAACTCCTGCGCAACTGGCCCGCCCTGCGCGAGTCGGTCACCGCCGAGGTCAACGAGTACCAGGTGCGCGGCAAGACCATCCGCGTGGAGAACTACCGCGAGTCGCTCAGCCACCAGAAGATCCCCAAGGTGGCGCCGCCCAAGACCCGCGATTGGGGCGACCAGCTGCTGTTCCTCGGCAAGGAGAACCTGCCGGGCCACTACCCCTACACCGGCGGCGTGTACCCGTACCGCCGCAGCGGCGAAGATCCCACCCGCATGTTCGCCGGCGAAGGCACGCCCGAGCGCACCAACCGCCGCTTCCACTACCTCAGCCAGGGCGGCGCGGCCACGCGTCTGTCCACCGCGTTCGACTCGGTCACCCTGTACGGCGAAGACCCGGCGCCGCGTCCGGACATCTACGGCAAGATCGGCAACTCCGGCGTCAACATCGCCACGCTCGACGACATGAAGAAGCTGTACTCCGGCTTCGACCTGTCCGCGCCCACCAGCTCGGTCTCCATGACCATCAACGGCCCGGCGCCGATCATCCTGGCGATGTTCATGAACACCGCCGTCGACCAGAACGTGGAGAAGTACCTCAAGGCCGACCCCGCCCGCTGGGCCGAGGCGGAAAAGAAAATCGCCAAGCTGTTCGAAGGCCTCGAGCGCCCGCGTTACTCGGGTGAGCTGCCGGCCGGCAACGACGGCCTCGGCCTAGCCCTGCTCGGCGTCACCGGCAACCAGCTGGTGGATGCCGAGACCTACGCCAGGATCAAGGCCGAGACGCTAGCCACCGTGCGCGGCACCGTGCAGGCGGACATCCTGAAAGAAGACCAGGCGCAGAACACCTGCATCTTCTCCACCGAGTTCGCGCTGCGCATGATGGGCGACATCCAGCAGTACTTCGTCGACCACAAGGTGCGCAACTTCTACTCGGTGTCGATCTCCGGCTATCACATCGCCGAAGCCGGCGCGAACCCGATCAGCCAGCTCGCCTTCACGCTGTCGAACGGCTTCACCATCGTCGAGTACTACCTCGCGCGCGGGATGAACATCGACGACTTCGCGCCCAACCTGTCGTTCTTCTTCTCCAACGGTATGGACCCGGAGTACACCGTCATCGGCCGCGTCGCCCGCCGCATCTGGGCCCGCGCCATGCGCGAGCGCTACGGCGCCAGCCCGCGCAGCCAGATGATGAAGTACCACATCCAGACCTCCGGCCGTTCGCTGCACGCGCAGGAGATCCAGTTCAACGACATCCGCACCACGCTGCAGGCGCTGTACGCGCTGTTCGACAACTGCAACAGCCTGCACACCAACGCCTACGACGAGGCGATCACCACGCCGACCGAAGAGAGCGTGCGCCGCGCCGTGGCGATCCAGATGATCCTCAACAAGGAGCTGGGGCTCAACTTCAACGAGAACCCCTGGCAGGGCAGCTTCATCGTCGACGAGCTCACCGACCTGGTCGAAGAGGCCGTGTACAAGGAGTTCGAGGCGATCAGCGAGCGCGGCGGCGTGCTCGGCGCGATGGACACCATGTACCAGCGCGGCAAGATCCAGGAAGAGAGCCTGTACTACGAGCACAAGAAGCACGACGGCAGCCTGCCGCTGATCGGCGTCAACACTTTCCTGCCCAAGGACCACGGCGGCGAGATCGCCACCGAGATCGAGCTGATCCGCTCCACGGAAGAGGAGAAGGGGCAGCAGATTGCGAACGTGCGGGGGTTCGGGGAGGCGCGGAATGGGCTGGAGCCTCAGAGCCTGAAGCGGTTGCAGCAGACGGCTCGGGAGCGGAAGAATGTGTTTGAGCAGTTGGTTGAGGCGGTGAAGTACAACTCGTTGGGGCAGATTAGTCACGCGTTGTATGAGGTGGGTGGCGAATATCGGCGGAATATGTGA
- a CDS encoding REP-associated tyrosine transposase → MAPIASPGHRALRKGRVSVPGQIYLLTTVTAHRMPWFLDPDVARLACRQMIEPMTWGDARPLGWVFMPDHWHGLVELGPRDDLSCVMNRFKARISKQLCRHLQGDRLWCRGFHDRAIRREEDVRAVARYVVGNPLRAGLVAQLGDYPYWDCVWL, encoded by the coding sequence ATGGCACCCATCGCATCTCCCGGCCATCGCGCGTTACGCAAGGGCCGGGTTTCCGTCCCCGGACAGATCTACCTACTCACCACCGTCACCGCCCATCGGATGCCATGGTTTCTCGATCCTGATGTGGCCCGGCTGGCCTGTCGCCAGATGATCGAGCCAATGACATGGGGTGACGCCAGGCCGCTGGGCTGGGTGTTCATGCCGGATCACTGGCACGGGCTGGTCGAACTCGGCCCGCGCGACGATCTCTCGTGTGTGATGAACCGGTTCAAGGCGCGCATCAGCAAGCAGCTTTGCCGACATCTGCAGGGCGACCGCCTCTGGTGCCGCGGATTTCATGACCGGGCGATACGGCGGGAGGAGGACGTTCGGGCGGTGGCGCGCTATGTCGTCGGCAATCCGCTGCGGGCGGGGCTGGTGGCGCAGTTGGGGGATTATCCGTACTGGGACTGTGTCTGGCTGTAG
- a CDS encoding alpha/beta hydrolase: protein MPSPTSAVSAQAGLSARLKLSTVRAFFAVGSRVAPGRTVNRAARLFSTPFASSRARADAVRGDDAMQRGSLTLNGETIATYVWGDPAQQPYVLLVHGWSSFGLRFLPWVARLRALGYAVVTFDQPGHGHSSGHLCTLPDFIATVRAVGSRYGNAALAIAHSLGGAAVTLAQDERWRAHKLVLIAPAVDMRAAVHRFFRFVRLGRHLREPFFAWLRGRTGVHVDELQVERRLPALGQPALVVHDLDDPDVPWSEGERYAMYWPGARLLTTQGLGHRRVVDAPEVVDGVLAFLRGEPVGQRVIGSPALAAL, encoded by the coding sequence ATGCCTTCCCCCACTTCCGCAGTTTCCGCCCAGGCCGGCTTGTCCGCCCGTCTCAAGCTGTCCACCGTCCGTGCGTTCTTTGCCGTCGGCAGCCGGGTGGCGCCCGGCCGCACGGTGAACCGGGCCGCCCGGCTGTTCTCCACTCCGTTCGCCAGCAGCCGAGCCCGCGCCGACGCGGTGCGCGGCGACGACGCCATGCAGCGCGGCAGCCTCACGTTGAACGGCGAGACCATCGCCACCTATGTCTGGGGCGATCCCGCGCAACAGCCGTATGTGCTGCTGGTGCACGGCTGGTCGAGCTTCGGCCTGCGCTTCCTGCCGTGGGTGGCCAGGCTGCGCGCACTCGGCTACGCGGTGGTGACGTTCGACCAGCCCGGCCACGGCCACAGCAGCGGGCACCTGTGTACCTTGCCGGACTTCATCGCCACCGTCCGCGCCGTCGGCAGCCGTTACGGCAACGCCGCGCTGGCGATCGCCCATTCGCTGGGCGGCGCCGCGGTGACCCTGGCGCAGGACGAGCGCTGGCGGGCGCACAAGCTGGTGCTGATCGCCCCCGCCGTGGACATGCGCGCGGCGGTGCATCGCTTCTTCCGCTTTGTGCGGCTCGGCCGGCATCTCCGCGAACCGTTCTTCGCCTGGCTGCGCGGGCGCACCGGCGTGCACGTGGACGAACTCCAGGTCGAGCGCCGGCTCCCCGCGCTCGGCCAGCCCGCGCTGGTGGTGCATGACCTTGACGACCCCGACGTGCCGTGGTCCGAGGGCGAGCGCTACGCCATGTACTGGCCTGGCGCGCGCCTGCTCACCACCCAGGGACTGGGTCATCGCCGTGTGGTGGACGCACCGGAAGTGGTCGACGGTGTACTCGCCTTCCTGCGCGGCGAACCGGTCGGCCAGCGGGTGATCGGCAGCCCGGCGCTCGCTGCGCTGTAG
- a CDS encoding TetR/AcrR family transcriptional regulator yields MMTAAAPTKRALTRELILDHAYELARRDGLEGLTIGNLATDVGMSKSGVFAHFGSREDLLLAVLHSGAERFTEAVMRPALREPRGLPRLRAIVRRWFDWADRHAEGCVLLSAASEYDGRDGVMHDGVVTQQAQWRAALAKAAGQAIEAGHFRADADPEQIAFEIYALILGLHHDAGLFGFDSASARADAAFERLWRSWQP; encoded by the coding sequence ATGATGACCGCCGCCGCCCCGACCAAGCGCGCCCTGACCCGCGAGCTCATCCTCGACCACGCCTACGAGCTGGCCCGTCGCGACGGTCTGGAAGGGCTGACCATCGGCAACCTCGCGACCGACGTGGGCATGTCCAAGAGCGGCGTGTTCGCTCACTTCGGTTCGCGCGAAGACCTGCTGCTGGCCGTGCTGCATTCAGGCGCGGAACGCTTCACCGAAGCGGTGATGCGCCCGGCGCTGCGCGAGCCGCGCGGCCTGCCGCGGCTGCGCGCCATCGTGCGGCGCTGGTTCGACTGGGCCGACCGCCACGCCGAGGGCTGCGTGCTGCTCTCGGCCGCCAGCGAGTACGACGGCCGCGACGGCGTCATGCACGACGGCGTGGTGACCCAGCAGGCGCAGTGGCGGGCCGCGCTGGCCAAGGCGGCCGGGCAGGCGATCGAGGCGGGGCACTTCCGCGCCGACGCCGACCCGGAGCAGATCGCCTTCGAGATCTACGCGCTGATCCTGGGCCTGCACCACGACGCCGGCCTGTTCGGTTTCGATTCGGCCAGTGCGCGCGCCGACGCGGCGTTCGAGCGCCTCTGGCGCAGTTGGCAGCCCTGA
- a CDS encoding M48 family metallopeptidase, whose amino-acid sequence MRATAFAATLAAATLCLAGCATSPTGRSQLMMVSDAQMSQMGITAFNDMRKQGKFVDAPRQRAYATCVANALIAVLPPPWNANQWEVQIVGDDSANAFALPGGRIGVNQGMFKVATNQDQLAVVLGHELAHVVARHGAERMSDNLAAQGAVLAGAAYGASRGGNTGTIVAGSAVAAEVFFLLPFSRTQESEADVLGQRYMAEAGFDPRAAATLWQKMGAQGGSKPPAFLSTHPSSSKREQTLQQQAQQLMPVYQQARAHHHDPECRL is encoded by the coding sequence ATGCGCGCCACCGCGTTCGCCGCCACCCTTGCCGCCGCCACGCTCTGCCTGGCTGGCTGCGCCACCTCGCCCACCGGTCGCTCGCAGCTGATGATGGTGTCCGATGCGCAGATGAGCCAGATGGGCATCACCGCGTTCAACGACATGCGCAAGCAGGGCAAATTCGTCGACGCGCCACGGCAGCGTGCCTACGCCACCTGCGTGGCGAACGCGCTGATCGCCGTGCTGCCGCCGCCGTGGAACGCCAACCAGTGGGAGGTGCAGATCGTCGGCGACGACAGCGCCAACGCCTTCGCCCTGCCCGGCGGCCGCATCGGCGTGAACCAGGGCATGTTCAAGGTGGCCACCAACCAGGACCAGCTGGCCGTGGTGCTGGGCCATGAGCTGGCGCATGTGGTGGCGCGGCACGGCGCCGAGCGCATGTCCGACAACCTGGCTGCCCAGGGCGCTGTGTTGGCTGGCGCTGCATACGGCGCCAGCCGCGGTGGAAACACCGGAACCATCGTGGCTGGATCCGCGGTAGCCGCCGAGGTGTTCTTCCTGCTGCCGTTCTCGCGCACCCAGGAGAGCGAGGCCGACGTGCTCGGCCAGCGCTACATGGCCGAGGCCGGCTTCGATCCGCGCGCGGCCGCCACGCTGTGGCAGAAGATGGGCGCGCAGGGCGGCAGCAAACCGCCGGCGTTCCTGTCCACCCACCCGTCCAGCAGCAAGCGCGAGCAGACCCTGCAGCAGCAGGCGCAGCAGCTGATGCCGGTGTACCAGCAGGCGCGTGCCCATCACCACGATCCGGAATGCCGGCTCTGA